One genomic window of Haliotis asinina isolate JCU_RB_2024 chromosome 4, JCU_Hal_asi_v2, whole genome shotgun sequence includes the following:
- the LOC137280799 gene encoding uncharacterized protein has protein sequence MVPQISEILDKKLTAFNEKIKKNESDIKVLHEQVTNLTERLNIKDKQVDELYQYGRRNNIRVYGIPEERNETTDQLILNLCTQMGVQLKLEDLDRTHRTGDPAKYSAGKPRPILVKFVSCRSKWAVMSNLSKLKPQPNVFINDDLTKERARLSAEARQLVTRKRLAGTWARDGIVYAKKLDGSIHLIKTRHQFTKLTESLILRMRFKLFQGPRTLTLTIAITDQCRLEWLYE, from the coding sequence ATGGTGCCCCAAATCAGTGAAATCTTGGATAAGAAATTAACCGCTTTCAACGAAAAGATTAAAAAGAATGAAAGTGACATCAAAGTTCTTCATGAACAAGTAACTAATTTGACCGAAAGATTAAATATTAAGGACAAACAGGTCGATGAACTCTACCAATATGGCCGACGTAACAACATCAGAGTGTATGGTATTCCTGAAGAGCGCAACGAGACAACTGACCAACTCATTCTTAATCTATGCACTCAAATGGGGGTGCAGCTGAAACTGGAGGATTTAGATCGTACACATAGAACGGGCGACCCCGCAAAGTATAGCGCAGGAAAACCCAGGCCAATACTGGTGAAGTTTGTGTCTTGTCGGTCCAAATGGGCTGTTATGTCAAATCTATCCAAACTAAAACCTCAACCCAATGTATTCATCAACGATGATCTGACGAAGGAGAGAGCTCGTCTCTCAGCGGAGGCTCGCCAGCTGGTGACGCGTAAACGTCTGGCAGGGACATGGGCCAGAGATGGAATAGTATATGCCAAGAAGCTTGATGGCTCGATTCACTTGATCAAAACCCGTCATCAGTTCACTAAGCTGACTGAATCCTTAATACTCAGGATGCGCTTCAAACTATTCCAAGGTCCACGTACACTGACGCTGACGATAGCGATAACTGACCAGTGTCGTCTGGAGTGGCTATACGAGTGA